A genomic window from Triticum urartu cultivar G1812 chromosome 7, Tu2.1, whole genome shotgun sequence includes:
- the LOC125521330 gene encoding histone-lysine N-methyltransferase EZ1, whose protein sequence is MSEEERSEASRHILRVIDSLKKKVTADRFTYIKNRIEDNKIKLSPVTQSTGNSSKIWQRNTSNSTDSNLLTSRQDDVLSSGPRIVVSPADEDGVSSDEESSYAASTVMLGGNLAAKNVTRPIKLPEAPKIPPYTTWTFLDRNQRMTEDQSVLGRRRIYYDANCGEALICSDSEDEAVEDEEEKKEFKVSEDCLIRMTIQECGMSDAVLETLARFFDRAAGDIKARYEILNGEKTEGSLKKVSELNAKVEDLYRDKDLDAALDSFDNLFCRRCLVFDCKLHGCSQDLVFPTEKQPPWNSMDDGVPCGIHCYKLAPKPEATTTVDSDMLDIEEPTHSSDNTRNQLSSNKKKQGSSGKKAKSQQSEGSSTQRVASESSDSEGHPMSTKSPQQSSCQSKVKISPKGGIRKSTNRRIAERILMSVKKGQREVAPSDSNSGGCLWPRDMKLRSDTRNGHKDSVASPQQNSPSTRSSRKKDAPQMENSLASGEDRNDSTVETKNEHSATDGHDSSMIEDVEENICRQENNCRSWKVIEQGLLVKGLEIFGRNSCLIARNLLCGMKTCSDVFHYMSYIENSSASGTLSRGDSLVKGYIKGHELRVRSRFIRRRGRVRRLKYTWKSAGYHFIRKRITERKDQPCRQYNPCGCQSSCGKQCPCLVNGTCCEKYCGCPKMCKNRFRGCHCAKSQCRSRQCPCFAADRECDPDVCRNCWVGCGDGSLGVPNQRGDNYECRNMKLLLKQQQRVLLGRSDVSGWGAFLKNTVSKHEYLGEYTGELISHKEADKRGKIYDRENSSFLFNLNNEFVLDAFRMGDKLKFANHSPDPNCYAKVIMVAGDHRVGIFAKERIGSGEEIFYDYRYEPDRAPVWARKPDAPGAKDPGQPSSGRAKKLAH, encoded by the exons ATGTCAGAAGAAGAAAGAAGTGAGGCCTCCCGGCACATTTTACGTGTTATTGACTCGTTGAAGAAGAAAGTTACAGCAGATCGTTTTACTTACATTAAG AATAGGATAGAGGATAACAAGATAAAGCTCAGCCCCGTTACACAAAGCACTGGCAATTCTTCAAAAATCTGGCAAAGAAATACATCAAATAGCACTGACTCGAATCTGCTGACAAGTAGGCAAGATGATGTACTCTCTTCTGGGCCTCGTATTGTAGTATCCCCTGCTGACGAAGATGGTGTCAGTTCTGACGAAGAAAGCTCCTATGCCGCGTCAACTGTTATGTTGGGTGGAAATCTAGCTGCAAAGAATGTCACTAGGCCAATTAAACTACCAGAAGCACCAAAAATTCCGCCTTatacaacatggacatttttggACAG GAACCAGAGGATGACAGAAGACCAATCTGTACTTGGTCGACGAAGGATTTACTATGATGCAAATTGTGGTGAAGCTTTAATTTGCAGTGATAGTGAGGATGAAGCTGTTGAGGATGAAGAGGAGAAAAAGGAGTTCAAAGTTTCTGAAGACTGTCTTATTCG GATGACAATTCAAGAATGTGGCATGTCTGATGCAGTGCTGGAAACCCTAGCTCGTTTTTTTGATAGGGCAGCTGGTGATATAAAG GCCAGATATGAGATCCTAAATGGGGAGAAAACTGAGGGTTCTCTTAAAAAGGTTTCTGAACTTAATGCCAAAGTGGAAGATCTCTACCGTGATAAAGATTTGGATGCAGCATTGGATTCCTTTGACAATCTCTTCTGTCGCCGATGTCTA GTTTTTGATTGCAAACTACATGGGTGTTCTCAAGATTTAGTATTTCCT ACAGAAAAGCAACCACCTTGGAACAGCATGGATGATGGTGTACCATGTGGTATTCATTGTTATAAACTG GCTCCTAAACCAGAGGCTACTACCACAGTTGATTCTGACATGCTTGACATAGAGGAGCCAACTCACTCATCCGATAATACAAGGAACCAGTTAAGCTCAAATAAGAAAAAACAGGGTTCTAGTGGTAAGAAAGCGAAATCCCAACAAAGTGAAGGCTCTTCAACCCAAAGGGTTGCCTCAGAAAGCAGTGACTCAGAAGGACATCCAATGAGCACTAAATCTCCACAACAATCATCTTGTCAATCAAAAGTCAAAATTAGCCCGAAAGGTGGAATCAGGAAAAGTACTAATAGAAGAATCGCCGAGCGGATTCTTATGAGTGTGAAGAAAGGACAAAGAGAAGTGGCACCATCAGATTCTAATTCTGGTGGATGCCTCTGGCCAAGGGACATGAAGCTTAGATCTGATACACGAAATGGACACAAGGATTCAGTTGCATCCCCACAACAGAATTCTCCAAGCACAAGAAGTTCTCGGAAGAAGGATGCGCCTCAAATGGAGAATAGTTTAGCTTCAGGGGAAGATCGTAATGATTCAACAGTGGAAACCAAGAacgaacattcagcaacagatgGCCATGATAGTTCGATGATAGAAGATGTTGAGGAGAATATATGCAGGCAAGAAAATAATTGTAGATCCTGGAAGGTGATTGAACAAGGGCTTCTGGTGAAAGGTTTGGAGATTTTTGGAAGGAACAG TTGTTTAATTGCTCGGAACCTTCTCTGTGGAATGAAAACATGCAGCGATGTTTTTCATTATATGAGTTATATTGAAAACAGCAGCGCATCTGGAACTCTTAGCAGGGGTGATTCCCTCGTCAAAGGATATATAAAG GGACATGAGTTGCGCGTGAGATCACGATTTATTAGAAGGCGAGGTAGAGTTCGTCGTTTGAAGTACACCTGGAAATCTGCAGGTTACCATTTTATAAGGAAAAGGATTACAGAAAGGAAAGATCAGCCTTGTCGGCAATATAATCCATGTGGTTGTCAATCATCATGTGGGAAACAGTGTCCATGTCTCGTAAATGGGACATGCTGTGAGAAATACTGTGG GTGTCCGAAAATGTGCAAGAACCGTTTTCGAGGTTGTCATTGTGCTAAGAGCCAGTGTCGCAGTCGCCAGTGTCCATGCTTTGCTGCTGACAGGGAATGTGATCCTGACGTGTGCAGAAACTGCTGGGTCGG GTGTGGTGATGGTTCACTGGGAGTTCCTAACCAAAGAGGCGATAATTATGAATGCCGGAACATGAAGCTACTTCTTAAACAACAACAAAGG GTCTTGCTTGGGAGATCTGATGTTTCTGGCTGGGGAGCATTTCTCAAG AATACTGTTAGCAAGCATGAGTATCTTGGCGAGTACACTGGGGAGCTTATCTCTCACAAGGAAGCAGACAAGCGTGGGAAGATATATGACCGTGAGAATTCGTCGTTCCTGTTCAACCTGAATAATGAG TTTGTTCTGGATGCCTTCAGAATGGGCGACAAGCTGAAGTTTGCCAACCACTCCCCTGACCCGAATTGCTATGCCAAGGTCATCATGGTAGCAGGCGATCACAGGGTAGGCATATTTGCCAAAGAGCGGATCGGTTCAGGCGAGGAGATCTTCTATGATTACCGCTACGAGCCTGACCGAGCCCCCGTGTGGGCTCGAAAGCCCGACGCTCCTGGAGCGAAAGACCCCGGGCAGCCTTCCAGCGGGCGGGCCAAGAAGCTCGCCCACTGA
- the LOC125522974 gene encoding uncharacterized protein LOC125522974 gives MVDTPRSSADGSGRGKGGRKRAPSSSPPQPPSPASPIKRSKAGATGKGKEKAEADKPQEKAPVAAAAAAEKATTSSRHAVEEEVCKALASLAAQDRLAAAATGSQARQPPNPGPWARLLSQFSETPHLTISNRLCAIGFNSVTLCMLRHLEESGQCLLEVTGEPGWVQVNRRNIIKGTTTPLADGDEVIISHYKNAYIFQYLLNGNEAPISVSAGENNQRVSQTFTDGLKRGILCPDAIQVTLENFPYYLSENTKSKLLTTASIHMEHRGKRFIRSLWGISSLNQRIMLSSSSGTEIYQEKIVKALAKKFGARLLIVDSLLLPSARCTKVPESPNGVTFGKGSRVKYIGPITKPPFHTFMHRGPTNGYRGRVMLAFENNVGSFHKVGVRFDKPIPGGNDLGGLCDKDHGFFCPVNELLPSSSSDKQFGIDELNQVISEESQSSTLIVFVKDLERTLTRSPESHESLGKELPPGVLIIASYTWATSQIDKSPPKGLSFPALGNDAQALINSLLGSSGSKLQERNNDYSIKHLTKLFPNRIYIEPPKDKAQLSYLNQQIRLDAESLRAKANVLSIRKFLTQCEIECHDVEELPITDRLLTHDDVDKVIGYGISYHLEHDKPNMDAKPVLSTESLKHGLERIQRESMASSSSKKALKDVVTENEFERSLLSNVIAPHEIGVTFDDIGALECVKDTLKELIITPLKRPELFSKGQLLKPAKGILLFGPPGTGKTMLAKAVATESGASFMNVSMSSITPKWFGEGEKYVKAIFSLASKLSPAVIFLDEVDSMLGKRQNREEPETTRRMKNEFMVNWEGLLTKDDERVVVLAATNRPYDLDEAVIRRLPRRLMVNLPNAPNRERILKLILSKEALAEDVSLESVANMTDGYSGSDLKNLCVTAAGRPIRDLLEREIKEKSVAIAEGRPEPALLTADDIRPLRMDDFKSAHDQVCASVPVDSENMRELIRWHDQYGDGGSRSKSKEQASSYYI, from the exons ATGGTGGACACTCCCCGTAGTTCCGCCGACGGCAGCGGACGAGGAAAGGGCGGCAGGAAGCGCgcgccgtcgtcgtcgccgccgcagCCCCCGTCCCCCGCCTCCCCCATCAAGCGCTCCAAG GCGGGCGCGACGGGGAAGGGGAAGGAGAAGGCGGAGGCGGACAAACCCCAGGAGAAGGCGCCCgtcgccgcggcggcggcggcggagaaggcgACGACGAGCTCGAGGCATGCTgtggaggaggaggtgtgcaagGCGCTCGCGTCATTGGCCGCGCAGGACAGGCTGGCTGCGGCGGCGACGGGGTCGCAAGCGAGGCAGCCGCCGAACCCGGGGCCGTGGGCGAGGCTGCTGTCACAGTTCTCGGAG ACTCCTCATCTCACCATCAGTAACCGTCTATGTGCTATCGGTTTCAATAGCGTGACTCTATGCATGTTGCGGCACCTTGAG GAATCGGGCCAGTGTCTATTAGAAGTCACAGGAGAACCGGGGTGGGTTCAAGTAAATCGTAGGAACATCATCAAGGGCACCACAACTCCCCTTGCCGATGGGGATGAAGTTATCATTTCACATTACAAGAATGCCTAC ATTTTCCAGTATCTTTTAAATGGCAATGAAGCGCCGATCTCTGTATCAGCTGGAGAGAATAACCAGAGGGTATCTCAAACTTTTACGGATGGATTAAAACGAGGAATTCTTTGTCCAGATGCTATTCAAGTTACTCTTGAGAATTTCCCCTACTATCTTAG TGAGAATACAAAGAGCAAACTCTTGACAACTGCATCCATACACATGGAACACAGGGGGAAAAGGTTCATCAGAAGTTTATGGGGAATTTCATCTCTAAACCAGCGAATTATGTTATCTAGTTCATCTG GGACCGAAATTTATCAGGAAAAAATTGTAAAGGCCCTTGCAAAGAAGTTTGGTGCCAGACTTCTCATTGTTGATTCTCTTCTGCTTCCTTCT GCCAGATGTACCAAGGTTCCAGAATCGCCCAATGGTGTAACTTTTGGAAAAG GGAGTAGGGTAAAGTATATTGGCCCAATTACAAAACCTCCCTTTCACACATTTATGCACAG GGGGCCAACTAATGGTTATCGGGGCAGAGTGATGCTTGCCTTCGAAAACAATGTCGGTAGTTTCCATAAAGTTGGAGTTAGATTTGACAAGCCGATTCCGGGTGGTAATGATCTTGGGGGTTTGTGCGACAAAGATCATGGCTTCTTTTGCCCTG TTAATGAACTTCTCCCAAGCTCTTCTAGTGATAAACAATTTGGTATAGACGAGTTAAATCAG GTCATTTCGGAAGAAAGCCAAAGTAGCACTTTGATTGTGTTCGTTAAGGATTTAGAGAGAACGCTGACCAGAAGTCCAGAATCACATGAATCACTAGGGAAGGAACTTCCACCTGGGGTTCTAATAATTGCTTCTTACACTTGGGCAACCAGCCAGATAGATAAG TCACCTCCAAAAGGATTATCTTTTCCGGCGCTTGGTAATGACGCCCAGGCCCTTATTAACTCTTTATTG GGCTCTTCTGGAAGTAAATTGCAAGAAAGAAACAATGATTACTCAATAAAGCATCTAACTAAGCTTTTCCCTAACAGAATTTACATTGAACCTCCGAAG GACAAAGCACAGCTATCATATTTGAACCAACAAATAAGACTTGATGCCGAAAGCCTTAGAGCTAAAGCCAATGTTCTTAGTATTCGCAAG TTTCTGACCCAATGTGAAATTGAATGCCACGACGTTGAAGAATTACCAATTACGGACCGACTACTGACTCATGACG ATGTGGATAAGGTTATTGGTTATGGGATTTCTTATCACCTTGAGCACGATAAACCCAATATGGATGCCAAACCTGTACTTTCAACAGAAAG TCTGAAGCACGGACTCGAACGTATACAGCGCGAGAGCATGGCCAGTAGTAGCTCAAAGAAAGCACTGAAG gACGTGGTCACAGAGAATGAGTTTGAGAGAAGCCTTCTGTCGAATGTTATTGCACCCCATGAAATTGGAGTAACCTTTGACGATATCGGAGCCCTGGAGTGTGTAAAAGACACGTTAAAGGAATTGATTATAACTCCTCTAAAAAGACCTGAATTGTTCAGCAAAGGGCAGCTATTAAAG CCTGCGAAGGGAATATTGCTCTTTGGACCTCCCGGCACCGGTAAAACAATGCTCGCAAAAGCAGTAGCCACAGAATCAGGTGCAAGCTTTATGAACGTATCCATGTCAAGCATCACGCCAAAG TGGTTTGGGGAAGGAGAGAAATATGTAAAGGCCATTTTCTCTTTGGCAAGTAAACTATCTCCTGCTGTAATATTCCTTGATGAG GTTGACAGCATGCTAGGAAAGAGACAAAATCGAGAAGAGCCAGAAACCACGCGAAGGATGAAAAATGAATTTATGGTGAATTGGGAGGGGTTGCTTACTAAAGATGACGAACGTGTAGTGGTTCTTGCAGCCACCAACAGGCCCTATGATCTTGATGAGGCGGTCATTAGAAGGTTACCTCGCAG ATTAATGGTGAACCTTCCTAATGCGCCGAATAGAGAGAGGATTTTGAAGCTGATACTGTCCAAAGAAGCGTTGGCAGAAGATGTGAGTCTTGAGTCAGTTGCCAATATGACTGATGGATATTCAGGAAGTGACTTGAAG AATCTCTGTGTAACAGCAGCAGGGCGGCCCATTCGCGATCTCCTAGAGAGAGAAATAAAG GAGAAGAGTGTAGCGATTGCCGAAGGTAGGCCTGAGCCTGCACTGCTTACAGCTGACGACATCCGGCCTCTTAGAATGGACGATTTCAAATCGGCCCATGATCAG GTGTGCGCTAGCGTGCCAGTTGACTCCGAAAACATGAGGGAACTTATTCGGTGGCACGACCAGTATGGCGACGGCGGATCAAGGAGCAAAAGCAAAGAACAGGCCAGCAGCTACTACATATAG